A genomic segment from Aquila chrysaetos chrysaetos chromosome 11, bAquChr1.4, whole genome shotgun sequence encodes:
- the TMEM72 gene encoding transmembrane protein 72 gives MCFTCKPDSLAQACWKRARRPGSFQKFLGYTLLSVACFLHPVLVWHVTIPGSMLVLTALAYFLLSKRRKSPGHKETHPQAGEYVDPSATVAAPTIAGDTEQTYTFPGAQREQHRSLLGHMKSILKGSKDRSPDPVAPAQLAAPPAPRKQVHFQEKVVQIIPSVSESLEDVESEAEETTSDTTPILTPPDAPVILAPLSSTGLF, from the exons ATGTGTTTCAC ATGCAAGCCTGACTCCCTGGCACAGGCCTGCTGGAAGCGAGCTAGACGCCCGGGGAGCTTCCAGAAATTCCTGGGGTACACGCTGCTCTCAGTGGCTTGCTTCCTGCATCCCGTCCTCGTCTGGCATGTCACCATCCCTG GGTCTATGCTGGTCCTCACCGCCCTGGCCTACTTCCTGCTgagcaagaggaggaagagcccGGGGCACAAGGAGACACATCCCCAGGCAGGAGAGTACGTGGACCCTTCAGCCACCGTGGCAGCCCCAACCATCGCTGGTGACACTGAGCAGACCTACACCTTCCCTGGGGCCCAGCGGGAGCAGCACCGCTCGCTGCTGGGCCACATGAAGAGCATCCTGAAGGGCAGCAAGGACAGGAGCCCAGACCCAGTAGCTCCTGCCCAACTTGCAGCCCCGCCAGCCCCACGCAAGCAAGTGCACTTCCAGGAGAAGGTGGTGCAGATCATCCCCTCTGTCAGCGAGAGCTTGGAGGATGTGGAGAGCGAGGCTGAGGAGACCACATCGGACACAACACCCATCCTCACCCCACCCGATGCCCCCGTCATCCTCGCTCCCCTCAGCTCCACGGGCCTTTTTTGA